A window of the Desulfotignum phosphitoxidans DSM 13687 genome harbors these coding sequences:
- a CDS encoding type I secretion system permease/ATPase, with product MTLFLSQWKKYLTFAALLSSFVNILQLTFPFYMFTIYRNIIISYSPSSLANITAAAGIAVLALLFFSYLRARLLAAAGRDLHQTLQKTVYAGMVKAMVLHPEKAYRGGISDLDTLQNFCSSPGIYALFDVMWAPFYLALIYLFHPVLGLIATLGAFVMAGLSLLQEMLIRKDMGQANQLNMTNQRFVDSFLRNVDVINGMGMAPAVTDRFLHNNDKVMASQTRSSYVAGTIQAAIKPAQIVIQVLIYCFGAYYAMTQGFDVGLMVAGSIIMGRGLAPLMQLMGSWRMARHAWEAFNRIRNVTRAGGQEMAPPMPLPVPAGRIQADGALFVMNGQVLLSQVSFDLSPGQFLGIIGPSGAGKTTLCRLLLGIWPSFGGKVYLDGRDVFASDKQQIGHVIGYLPQEVELFPGTVAENIARLEIPDRKALEKVMDLAQCRDLVESLPDGLDTHLGGMEDMQLSGGQKQKIGLARALYRNPVFLVLDEPSSSLDEASETQLMDTLTQIKTAGKTTCVMVAHKPALLQSMDSILVLRNGQMAMFGPKDAVFARLSDGRAA from the coding sequence ATGACCCTTTTTTTATCCCAGTGGAAAAAATACCTGACCTTTGCCGCGCTGTTGAGCAGTTTTGTGAACATTTTGCAGCTTACTTTTCCGTTTTACATGTTCACCATCTACCGGAACATCATTATCAGTTACAGCCCGTCTTCTCTGGCCAATATCACGGCCGCCGCCGGTATTGCCGTTCTGGCCCTGCTGTTTTTTTCCTACCTGCGGGCCCGGCTTCTGGCCGCGGCCGGCAGGGACCTGCACCAGACCTTGCAGAAAACCGTGTATGCCGGCATGGTCAAAGCCATGGTGCTCCACCCGGAAAAAGCCTACCGGGGCGGGATCAGTGACCTGGACACGTTGCAGAATTTCTGCTCCTCTCCCGGAATTTATGCCCTGTTTGATGTGATGTGGGCCCCGTTCTACCTGGCGTTGATCTATCTGTTCCACCCGGTCTTGGGATTGATCGCCACCTTAGGTGCTTTTGTTATGGCCGGGCTGAGCCTGCTCCAGGAGATGCTGATCAGAAAGGACATGGGACAGGCCAATCAGCTGAATATGACCAACCAGCGGTTTGTGGATTCTTTTCTGCGCAACGTGGATGTGATCAACGGCATGGGCATGGCCCCGGCCGTCACGGACCGGTTTTTACACAACAACGACAAGGTCATGGCCAGCCAGACCCGGTCCAGTTATGTGGCCGGGACCATCCAGGCGGCCATCAAGCCGGCCCAGATCGTGATCCAGGTGCTGATCTACTGTTTCGGGGCGTATTATGCCATGACCCAGGGGTTTGATGTGGGACTCATGGTGGCCGGGTCCATCATCATGGGCCGGGGACTGGCCCCGCTCATGCAGCTCATGGGATCCTGGCGCATGGCCCGGCATGCCTGGGAAGCGTTTAACCGGATCCGGAACGTGACCCGGGCAGGGGGGCAGGAAATGGCACCCCCCATGCCCCTGCCCGTACCGGCCGGAAGGATCCAGGCGGATGGGGCCTTGTTTGTGATGAACGGCCAGGTCCTGCTCAGCCAGGTGAGTTTTGACCTTTCCCCGGGGCAGTTTCTGGGGATCATCGGGCCGTCCGGGGCCGGCAAAACCACCTTGTGCCGGCTGCTTTTAGGGATCTGGCCTTCTTTCGGGGGCAAAGTGTATCTGGACGGCCGGGATGTGTTTGCCTCAGACAAACAGCAGATCGGGCATGTCATCGGGTACCTGCCCCAGGAGGTGGAGCTGTTTCCCGGCACGGTGGCGGAAAACATCGCCCGCCTGGAAATCCCGGATCGAAAAGCCCTGGAAAAGGTCATGGACCTGGCCCAATGCCGGGACCTGGTGGAAAGCCTGCCCGACGGCCTGGATACGCACCTGGGAGGGATGGAGGACATGCAGCTGTCCGGGGGACAGAAGCAGAAGATCGGTCTGGCCCGGGCTTTGTACAGAAATCCCGTGTTCCTGGTTCTGGATGAACCTTCTTCCAGCCTGGATGAGGCCAGTGAAACCCAGCTCATGGATACCCTGACGCAGATCAAAACAGCGGGAAAAACCACCTGTGTCATGGTTGCCCACAAGCCGGCCCTGCTCCAGTCCATGGACAGTATCCTGGTGCTGAGAAACGGGCAGATGGCCATGTTCGGCCCCAAAGATGCCGTGTTTGCCAGGCTTTCCGACGGGAGGGCCGCATGA
- a CDS encoding type I secretion system permease/ATPase, with translation MKYYLSRCAKYFVFAGVFSLFINTLHLTFPLYMLAVYVRVLDSYSFSTLYVMTAMALGGLLVMGVLEFLRSRLLVRAGIKLDRLLTRQSLKQMLKDLCQADNTGYTQALRDIHTLRNYLGGNAIFAFFDVPWIFIYLLVIYLVHPILGMVATAGAVLILLLGLLQGWLTNDKTQQAAKGNQQGKHWLATSFRAARELQCMGMVDAGADLFAKINHQEQKLGDKAGNISHFLGAAGQSFGIFMQVAIFGAGAALVLANEANPGVIIAASIIMGRAFAPINQGISAWKQTAGAKAAYHSLNQLLAGHEAEAPQTVLSIEGRLAVDQAGLDIRGKTVLKGIDFSLAPGEIMGLVGPNGAGKTCLCRMILGMWAPDQGRVLVDGKPMHLLDNDALGKCLGYLPQGVELFAGTVAENIARMGKVDDAQVVAAARKAGAHEVILGFAQGYGTQIGEAGHQSLSGGQRQRVGLARALYGSPKLVVLDEPDANLDDAGDAALMGALQQLKHEGATTIMITHKPALLSAADKILVLKNGEMERFGTAKQVFGQMTGEN, from the coding sequence ATGAAGTACTATCTGTCACGCTGTGCCAAATATTTTGTGTTTGCCGGTGTGTTTTCCTTGTTTATCAACACGCTGCACCTGACCTTTCCTTTGTACATGCTGGCCGTGTATGTGCGGGTCCTGGACAGCTACAGTTTTTCCACCCTGTATGTGATGACGGCCATGGCCCTGGGCGGGCTTCTGGTCATGGGGGTGCTGGAGTTTCTGCGCTCCCGGCTTCTGGTGCGGGCCGGAATCAAGCTGGACCGGCTGCTCACCCGGCAGTCCCTCAAACAGATGCTCAAAGACCTGTGCCAGGCCGATAACACCGGGTACACCCAGGCCCTGCGGGATATCCACACGCTTCGCAACTACCTGGGGGGCAATGCCATATTTGCGTTTTTTGATGTGCCCTGGATCTTTATCTATCTGCTGGTGATCTATCTGGTGCACCCCATACTGGGCATGGTGGCCACGGCCGGGGCTGTGCTGATTCTGCTTTTAGGCCTGCTCCAGGGATGGCTGACAAATGATAAGACCCAACAGGCCGCCAAGGGGAACCAGCAGGGAAAACACTGGCTGGCCACCAGTTTCCGGGCGGCCCGGGAACTGCAGTGCATGGGCATGGTGGATGCCGGGGCAGACCTGTTTGCAAAGATCAACCACCAAGAACAGAAGCTCGGAGACAAGGCCGGCAACATCAGCCATTTTCTGGGGGCGGCGGGCCAGAGTTTCGGGATTTTCATGCAGGTGGCCATTTTCGGTGCCGGGGCCGCCCTGGTCCTGGCCAACGAGGCCAACCCCGGGGTGATCATTGCCGCCTCCATCATCATGGGCCGGGCGTTTGCCCCCATCAACCAGGGAATTTCCGCCTGGAAGCAGACGGCCGGGGCCAAAGCCGCGTATCACAGTTTAAATCAGCTTCTGGCCGGCCATGAAGCCGAAGCACCGCAGACCGTGCTGTCCATTGAAGGCCGCCTGGCAGTCGACCAGGCCGGTCTTGACATCCGGGGCAAAACCGTATTAAAGGGGATTGATTTTTCCCTGGCACCCGGGGAGATCATGGGGCTGGTGGGTCCCAACGGGGCCGGCAAAACCTGTTTGTGCCGCATGATCTTAGGCATGTGGGCCCCGGACCAGGGCCGGGTCCTGGTGGATGGCAAACCCATGCACCTGCTGGACAATGATGCCCTGGGCAAATGCCTGGGGTATCTGCCCCAGGGGGTGGAGCTGTTTGCCGGCACGGTGGCGGAAAATATCGCCCGCATGGGCAAGGTGGATGATGCACAAGTGGTGGCCGCAGCCAGAAAAGCCGGGGCCCATGAAGTGATCCTGGGATTTGCACAAGGGTATGGGACCCAGATCGGCGAGGCCGGCCACCAGAGCCTGTCCGGGGGGCAGCGCCAGCGGGTGGGCCTGGCCCGGGCATTGTACGGCAGTCCGAAACTGGTGGTGCTGGACGAGCCGGACGCCAACCTGGATGACGCAGGGGATGCCGCATTGATGGGGGCGTTACAACAATTGAAGCACGAAGGGGCCACCACGATTATGATCACACACAAACCCGCGCTGCTGTCGGCGGCGGACAAGATACTGGTCCTCAAAAACGGGGAAATGGAGCGGTTCGGCACGGCAAAACAGGTGTTCGGACAGATGACAGGAGAAAACTGA
- a CDS encoding type I secretion system permease/ATPase yields MQQMIRTWMKYVIFTGVFSFALNLVFLAVPVYMLVVYDRVLYSFSTATLVTLGIGVLISLAAMAALEYIRSRMLARAGADLVHNMTPLVVTSMHKDAAAVTGKGYDRGLEDLEQVQDAVVHGRYFYYLDIPWVVVYLFVLYIMHPLVGMIGIAGVFMAVLFQVLLILVEKQRYTLADTGAAVNRSRVKTGAGQAQVVTAMGMAQGLAEKFFARQAQVLKIKSSAHGFHAGMGAVIRFVHRVFLTGVFTAGIFAFFNDEITAGMMFAAVMIAVRIMVPLEQHLSGMKAVIDAKNAYKRLKHYIQPAAVREKITLPEPAGKIQVQGLTLSVPGKAILQNISLDLAPGELLGVIGPNDAGKTVLCRLLAGIWQATAGEIRLDGALISQWPEKALGRYIGYMPQEPDLLPGTVAENIARFTGGDSDTVIQAARAAGVHEMILKLPGGYDTPIVQEGRHLSAGRRQLISLARALYGTPKFLVLDEPNTFLDDAGLKMLQAVIHTLKQQNTTTVMVTDRPAILSSMDKLLVIKEGRPAMYGPANEVMAQLAGRQQPRQQTAGA; encoded by the coding sequence ATGCAGCAGATGATCCGAACATGGATGAAATATGTGATATTTACCGGGGTGTTCAGCTTTGCCCTTAACCTGGTCTTTCTGGCGGTTCCCGTGTATATGCTGGTGGTGTATGACCGGGTTCTGTACAGTTTCAGCACGGCCACGCTGGTGACCTTAGGCATCGGCGTGCTCATCAGTCTGGCAGCCATGGCTGCGCTGGAATATATCCGAAGCAGGATGCTGGCCCGGGCCGGCGCAGATCTTGTGCACAACATGACCCCTTTGGTGGTGACATCCATGCACAAAGATGCGGCCGCTGTCACGGGCAAAGGATATGACAGAGGGCTTGAAGACCTGGAACAGGTCCAGGATGCCGTGGTCCACGGCCGGTATTTTTATTACCTGGACATTCCCTGGGTGGTGGTGTACCTGTTTGTGCTGTACATCATGCATCCTTTGGTGGGGATGATCGGCATCGCAGGGGTGTTCATGGCCGTGCTGTTCCAGGTGCTGTTGATACTGGTGGAAAAACAGCGCTACACCCTGGCGGATACGGGGGCGGCTGTCAACCGGAGCCGGGTTAAAACCGGGGCCGGCCAGGCACAGGTGGTCACTGCCATGGGCATGGCACAGGGCCTGGCAGAAAAATTTTTTGCCAGGCAGGCCCAGGTTTTGAAAATCAAATCCAGCGCGCACGGGTTCCACGCCGGGATGGGGGCCGTGATCCGGTTTGTGCACCGGGTGTTTCTCACAGGGGTGTTCACGGCCGGGATTTTTGCTTTTTTCAACGATGAGATCACGGCCGGGATGATGTTTGCCGCAGTGATGATCGCCGTGCGGATCATGGTTCCTTTGGAACAGCACCTGAGCGGCATGAAGGCCGTGATCGATGCAAAAAACGCGTATAAACGGCTCAAACATTATATCCAGCCGGCAGCGGTCCGGGAGAAAATCACTTTGCCTGAGCCGGCCGGAAAGATCCAGGTCCAGGGCCTGACCCTGTCTGTGCCGGGCAAAGCAATTTTGCAGAACATCAGCCTGGATCTGGCACCGGGTGAACTTTTGGGGGTTATCGGACCCAATGATGCCGGCAAAACCGTGCTGTGCCGGCTGCTGGCCGGCATCTGGCAGGCAACTGCCGGAGAGATCCGCCTGGACGGGGCCCTGATCAGCCAGTGGCCCGAAAAAGCCCTGGGCCGGTATATCGGGTATATGCCCCAGGAACCGGATCTTTTGCCCGGCACCGTGGCGGAAAACATCGCCCGGTTCACAGGCGGTGACAGTGACACCGTGATCCAGGCAGCCCGGGCCGCCGGGGTGCATGAGATGATCTTAAAACTGCCCGGCGGGTATGACACCCCCATTGTTCAGGAGGGCAGACATTTGTCTGCCGGCCGGCGCCAGCTCATCTCCCTGGCAAGGGCTTTGTACGGCACGCCTAAGTTTCTGGTTCTGGACGAGCCCAACACATTTCTGGATGATGCCGGCCTCAAGATGTTGCAGGCCGTGATCCATACCCTGAAACAGCAGAACACAACCACGGTGATGGTCACCGACAGGCCCGCAATTTTATCCAGCATGGACAAACTGCTGGTGATCAAGGAGGGCCGGCCCGCCATGTACGGGCCTGCAAACGAGGTCATGGCACAACTGGCCGGCCGGCAGCAACCCCGGCAGCAGACAGCAGGAGCATAA
- a CDS encoding HlyD family type I secretion periplasmic adaptor subunit has product MQAQDNTQDKLLSTNPVKYIIAGLVVIALFFGGLTAWSIFFPFQGAVIAPGTVKVLGERKVVQHLEGGIIEKIRVKEGQLVAAGDPLIELKSSQIVSNVELLQGRLWAKLAEAARLQAEVTMADGITWPEELIAVENLPEVADLVSKEKDIFTYRRSDLQGKIHLYNSQIKQLGNRIEGAKEESASVDAIIANLIEDLESKRPLLKEQFMGKTDILQLERSLSEYRGRQGKLKQDIAAFHQQIEELKLRIVDIQNQYRESAMSQLGEVKENVFELREQIKPQLDARQRLTVRAPISGVVINMRVHSEDTGVISPGMPLLEIVPSVSKLVVTAQVRPQDITSVKEGQPTRVQLSAFQRKSTPPVMGQVIHVSPDLIMPEPGTQGLPHYEVHVEVDPADLAEKQAYLSPGMPVACYITTDTRTVISYLLGPLLKNVDMALRE; this is encoded by the coding sequence ATGCAAGCACAGGACAACACGCAGGATAAATTACTCAGCACCAACCCCGTTAAATATATCATTGCCGGCCTGGTGGTGATCGCCCTTTTTTTTGGCGGGCTCACGGCCTGGTCCATCTTTTTTCCCTTCCAGGGGGCGGTGATCGCACCCGGGACCGTCAAGGTGTTGGGAGAGCGCAAGGTGGTCCAGCATCTGGAAGGCGGGATCATTGAAAAGATCCGGGTGAAAGAAGGGCAACTGGTGGCGGCAGGGGATCCGCTGATCGAGTTGAAAAGCTCCCAGATTGTCTCCAATGTGGAACTGCTCCAGGGACGGCTGTGGGCCAAGCTGGCCGAAGCCGCCAGGCTCCAGGCCGAGGTGACAATGGCGGACGGCATCACCTGGCCTGAAGAGCTGATCGCTGTCGAAAACCTGCCAGAGGTGGCGGATCTGGTGTCCAAGGAAAAAGATATCTTCACCTACCGCCGATCCGATCTCCAGGGCAAGATCCATCTGTACAACTCCCAGATCAAGCAGCTGGGCAACCGCATCGAAGGGGCCAAAGAAGAATCCGCCAGTGTGGATGCCATCATCGCCAACCTGATCGAAGACCTGGAAAGCAAGCGGCCTCTGCTCAAGGAGCAGTTCATGGGAAAAACCGATATCCTGCAGCTGGAGCGGTCTTTGTCCGAATACAGGGGCCGGCAGGGCAAGCTCAAGCAGGACATTGCCGCATTTCACCAGCAGATCGAGGAACTCAAGCTCAGGATCGTGGATATCCAGAATCAGTACCGGGAATCTGCCATGTCCCAGCTGGGAGAGGTGAAGGAAAATGTGTTTGAACTCAGAGAACAGATCAAACCCCAGCTGGATGCCAGACAGCGCCTCACGGTGCGGGCCCCCATCTCCGGTGTGGTCATCAACATGCGGGTGCACTCCGAAGACACGGGCGTGATCTCCCCGGGCATGCCCCTGCTGGAGATCGTGCCCTCGGTGTCCAAGCTGGTGGTCACGGCCCAGGTCCGGCCCCAGGACATCACCTCGGTCAAAGAGGGCCAGCCCACACGGGTGCAGCTGTCCGCATTCCAGAGAAAATCCACCCCCCCGGTGATGGGACAGGTCATCCATGTATCCCCGGATTTGATCATGCCGGAACCGGGCACCCAGGGCCTGCCCCATTACGAGGTTCATGTGGAAGTGGACCCGGCAGACCTGGCGGAAAAACAGGCCTACCTGTCTCCGGGCATGCCCGTGGCCTGCTACATCACCACAGACACCCGCACCGTGATCAGCTACCTGCTGGGACCCCTGCTCAAAAACGTGGACATGGCCCTCAGGGAATAA
- a CDS encoding HigA family addiction module antitoxin yields MKRLRKPAHPGRILRKHYIEPLGLTITKLAETLGVSRKAVSAIVNEKKRVTPDMALRLAKAFDTSSDLWANLQKAYDMWEAENKETGWQNVPKINMRMATV; encoded by the coding sequence ATGAAGAGATTAAGAAAACCGGCCCATCCCGGAAGGATTTTAAGAAAGCATTATATAGAACCTTTAGGTTTAACTATAACAAAATTGGCTGAGACGTTGGGTGTTTCCAGAAAGGCGGTATCAGCTATTGTAAACGAAAAAAAAAGAGTTACTCCGGATATGGCGTTACGATTGGCCAAAGCATTTGACACTTCCTCTGACCTGTGGGCAAATCTGCAAAAGGCTTACGACATGTGGGAAGCGGAAAATAAAGAAACAGGTTGGCAAAATGTGCCGAAGATCAATATGCGAATGGCCACCGTTTAA